In Candidatus Omnitrophota bacterium, a genomic segment contains:
- a CDS encoding flavodoxin family protein, with product MIKKMLVINASPVKNGNTSMLVNWFCEGAREKGAQVEVVNAAFLKYKSTGCVSCRRCQKIKEYRCVIDDEAGPVLAKMAEVDAIIMATPLYFYGPSAQLKLIMDRMFSLYKWDNKADTMETPLKGKTLALIASAFEDVGLDSLEKPFAITADYSSMKFESLLVADAGESGEVKKIPGIREKTMAFGKKVAG from the coding sequence ATGATTAAAAAGATGCTGGTAATTAACGCAAGCCCGGTGAAGAACGGGAACACCTCAATGCTGGTTAATTGGTTTTGCGAAGGCGCCCGGGAAAAAGGCGCGCAAGTCGAGGTTGTTAATGCCGCTTTCCTGAAATATAAATCCACCGGCTGTGTTTCTTGCAGAAGATGCCAAAAGATAAAAGAATACCGATGCGTTATCGATGATGAAGCCGGGCCGGTGCTGGCAAAAATGGCGGAAGTTGACGCGATCATTATGGCAACCCCGCTTTATTTTTACGGACCCAGCGCCCAGCTTAAACTGATAATGGACCGGATGTTCTCGTTATACAAATGGGACAATAAAGCGGATACCATGGAAACCCCTTTGAAAGGCAAGACCCTGGCTTTGATTGCCAGCGCTTTTGAGGACGTAGGTTTAGATAGCCTGGAGAAACCTTTCGCTATAACCGCGGATTATAGCAGTATGAAATTCGAATCGCTGCTGGTGGCTGATGCGGGCGAGTCCGGAGAGGTAAAGAAAATCCCGGGTATCCGGGAAAAGACAATGGCTTTTGGAAAGAAGGTAGCCGGATGA
- a CDS encoding zinc ribbon domain-containing protein — MKKCPFCAEEIQDEAIKCKHCQEMLVKKQPEKWYFKPAALVMAFLCVGPLALPLLWLNPRISRNKKIIISVIVALISFYLTIQVKNSLGSIMNYYQNLT, encoded by the coding sequence ATGAAGAAATGCCCTTTTTGCGCGGAAGAGATCCAAGATGAGGCGATCAAGTGTAAACATTGTCAGGAGATGCTGGTGAAGAAGCAGCCTGAAAAATGGTATTTCAAGCCGGCCGCGCTGGTAATGGCATTTTTGTGCGTCGGACCTCTGGCCTTGCCGTTACTCTGGCTTAACCCGCGCATCAGCCGGAATAAAAAAATAATTATCAGCGTGATCGTGGCCCTGATCAGCTTTTATCTGACGATCCAGGTAAAGAACTCGCTGGGATCGATAATGAATTATTATCAGAACCTGACTTAG
- the rpsT gene encoding 30S ribosomal protein S20: MPNRKAAVKRLRVDKKRHQRNLKIKTELKKGLKKLQALLTAKNSAEAKTSLAKVFSLLDKAAKKKILHPNTANRKKGRLAKKVLKAA, from the coding sequence ATGCCTAATCGTAAAGCCGCGGTAAAAAGACTGCGCGTGGATAAAAAAAGACACCAGCGTAACCTTAAGATAAAGACTGAATTGAAAAAGGGCTTAAAAAAACTTCAGGCATTGTTAACCGCCAAGAATTCCGCCGAAGCTAAAACCTCTTTGGCCAAGGTCTTCTCTTTGCTGGATAAGGCCGCCAAGAAAAAGATACTTCACCCGAACACAGCAAACCGCAAAAAAGGGCGCTTAGCTAAGAAAGTCCTTAAAGCTGCATAA
- the lptE gene encoding LPS assembly lipoprotein LptE yields MKNMRYCVIAFMGFFIAELLGCGYTTRSLINDKYRTIYITPFVNKIDITREMDAGNKYKLYRPMLDTDVTKSLINRFLFDGNLKPVSMESADLVMKGELLEFRKDGLRYDTSDNAQEYRMNLIVNISLWDNRENKLLWEEKNFTGEATYFVSGAQMKTEDAAISDAEKDLCRRIVERVVEQW; encoded by the coding sequence ATGAAAAATATGCGCTATTGCGTCATAGCCTTTATGGGGTTTTTCATCGCCGAGCTTCTGGGGTGCGGTTATACCACCCGTTCCTTGATCAATGACAAGTACAGGACCATATATATCACGCCTTTCGTCAATAAGATCGATATTACCCGGGAGATGGACGCCGGGAATAAATATAAGCTTTACCGGCCTATGCTGGATACGGATGTCACCAAATCGCTGATCAACCGTTTCCTCTTTGACGGCAACCTAAAGCCGGTGTCCATGGAATCCGCTGACCTGGTGATGAAAGGCGAACTCCTGGAATTCCGCAAGGACGGCCTCAGGTACGATACCAGCGACAACGCGCAGGAATACCGGATGAACCTGATAGTTAATATAAGCCTGTGGGATAACAGGGAAAATAAGCTGCTCTGGGAAGAAAAGAATTTTACCGGAGAAGCCACTTATTTTGTCAGCGGAGCACAGATGAAGACCGAGGATGCGGCTATCAGCGACGCTGAAAAAGACCTCTGCCGCAGGATAGTCGAGCGCGTAGTTGAGCAATGGTAA
- the murJ gene encoding murein biosynthesis integral membrane protein MurJ, whose amino-acid sequence MSINKTSNLSHQGLARSAGVIGFATLCSRILGFIRDMVIARLFGVYIYAQAFVIAFKIPNLLRDLLGEGAANAAIIPVLTEYSVKRTKEEFWALANVLMNVILVVLCGVTILGVVFAPLMVRLIAPGFAASPEKLAATILLTRLVFPYILLIGLAAYAMAILNTLKHFSVPAFSPCLLNISIIACALIWGEGVKGLAAGVLVGGLLQLAVQIPVLYKKGFRFGFKRDLGHPAIKQIGGLMAPRLFSSAIYHLNNFVDSIFGSLAFIVGEGAVAALYFSYRLIQFPLGIFSNSLSQAILPTFSQQALEPDREKLKATLNFGLKMIFFLMVPASAAFMVLSGPLVKNLFGGGRFDLHSVRMTADALFFYSIGLAAYGGVKMLQNCFFSLKDTVTPAKISVLALIINVGLNAILISPMKISGIALATSISGITSFCALFYILQKRINGFDCRPLFIVALKVILASIGMAAVCYSASRLDPAIHNHLLDRAFKLLFPIVCGVAAYAGLCSALKVEEMRKLAVWVKGSKPAI is encoded by the coding sequence ATGTCAATAAATAAAACCTCTAATCTATCCCATCAAGGCCTGGCCAGGTCTGCGGGGGTCATTGGTTTTGCCACGCTTTGTTCGCGTATTCTGGGTTTTATCCGGGATATGGTCATTGCCAGGCTTTTTGGCGTGTATATCTATGCCCAGGCATTCGTTATCGCTTTTAAGATCCCTAATTTGCTGCGCGATCTTTTGGGTGAAGGCGCGGCTAATGCCGCGATCATCCCGGTTTTGACCGAATATTCGGTCAAACGGACCAAAGAAGAATTCTGGGCGCTGGCGAATGTGCTGATGAACGTCATTTTAGTCGTTCTCTGCGGGGTCACCATACTGGGCGTGGTTTTTGCCCCGCTGATGGTGCGTTTGATCGCCCCGGGTTTTGCGGCTTCTCCGGAAAAGCTTGCAGCCACGATACTTTTGACCCGGCTGGTATTCCCTTATATATTACTGATCGGCCTGGCCGCTTATGCCATGGCCATACTTAATACCCTGAAACATTTCAGCGTCCCTGCGTTCTCCCCCTGTCTTTTGAATATCTCCATAATCGCCTGCGCCTTGATCTGGGGCGAGGGCGTAAAAGGTCTGGCCGCCGGCGTGTTGGTCGGAGGCCTGCTGCAGTTGGCAGTGCAGATACCGGTGTTGTATAAAAAAGGCTTCCGTTTCGGGTTCAAGAGGGATCTCGGGCATCCGGCAATAAAACAGATAGGGGGGTTGATGGCCCCTCGGCTGTTCAGTTCGGCGATCTACCATTTGAACAATTTTGTGGATTCCATATTCGGTTCCCTGGCGTTTATCGTGGGCGAAGGAGCGGTAGCCGCGCTGTATTTTTCTTACCGGTTGATCCAGTTCCCTTTGGGCATATTCAGCAATTCGCTTTCCCAGGCGATCTTGCCGACATTCTCGCAACAGGCCTTAGAGCCGGATCGGGAAAAACTGAAAGCTACCCTGAACTTCGGCTTGAAGATGATATTCTTCCTGATGGTTCCGGCTTCAGCGGCTTTTATGGTCTTATCCGGGCCCCTGGTTAAAAACCTTTTCGGCGGCGGAAGGTTTGACCTGCATTCGGTACGGATGACCGCGGACGCGCTATTTTTTTACAGCATCGGCCTGGCCGCGTACGGCGGGGTAAAGATGCTGCAGAACTGTTTTTTTTCCTTAAAGGACACGGTAACCCCCGCTAAAATATCCGTCCTGGCTTTAATAATTAATGTAGGCCTTAACGCGATACTGATATCCCCGATGAAGATATCCGGCATAGCTTTAGCCACGTCGATCTCCGGCATAACCAGTTTCTGCGCGCTTTTTTACATCCTGCAAAAAAGGATCAACGGTTTTGACTGCCGGCCTCTCTTCATTGTGGCGCTTAAGGTCATTCTGGCCAGCATAGGCATGGCCGCGGTTTGTTATTCTGCCTCGCGTTTGGACCCGGCTATCCATAATCATTTACTGGACCGCGCTTTTAAGCTATTGTTCCCGATCGTCTGCGGAGTCGCTGCTTACGCGGGATTGTGTTCCGCGCTCAAGGTGGAGGAGATGCGCAAGCTGGCGGTTTGGGTTAAGGGGAGCAAGCCGGCGATTTAA